The stretch of DNA AAAAATACTTCGGGGGCGGATTGCTGGATGGGAGCGAACGCCAAGACCCGGGATCCGAAGATGGCGAACGGCTTCGGGCGTCCATACCCCGGTTCGGCCTGAGCCTGGTGGCCTGGTCCCAGGGGTCCGAGACCGAGGGGGAAACCCGCCAGGGCTCCTACAGCCCGCTGGAGGTTCTTACGGGAAGTCCTCCGCCGGGAATCCCCGAGTCCGCCCGGTTGAAGCTCACGGTCCGCCGTCTGGCCAGGAAGCTGTCCCGCCGCAGGTCCCGGCGCCGGCGCGTCAGTTCCCGGGGGCGGGTTCCGGACCTGAGGCGCACGGTTCATCGAAGCACCCAGCGAGGGGGTGAGTTGATGGACCTGGTCTTCCGACGGCGCCGCATGGACCGGGTCCGCCTGGTGGTCCTGATGGACGTGAGCGGCTCCATGGAGCTTCACAGTTCCTTTCTGTTCCAGTTTTCCCATGCCTGCGCTTCCCAGCGGGGATTGGGCCGGGTGGAGGTCTTCGCCTTCAGCACGCGGCTCTACCGTCTGACCCGCGCCCTGCAGGTGAGAGGCGCCCGGGGTGCGCGGCAGGCGCTTATGCGCGTCCTTCCCCGGAAGAGCACCGGCACCCGGATCGGAGCCTGCTTCCAGGATTTCCTGGACCGGTACGCC from Acidobacteriota bacterium encodes:
- a CDS encoding VWA domain-containing protein, translated to MSYPGFLEENVMAFARILRSEGMRAGPREVGDALTALHRLEITDRGDFFHTLRTLFPGSPREIERFDHLFEKYFGGGLLDGSERQDPGSEDGERLRASIPRFGLSLVAWSQGSETEGETRQGSYSPLEVLTGSPPPGIPESARLKLTVRRLARKLSRRRSRRRRVSSRGRVPDLRRTVHRSTQRGGELMDLVFRRRRMDRVRLVVLMDVSGSMELHSSFLFQFSHACASQRGLGRVEVFAFSTRLYRLTRALQVRGARGARQALMRVLPRKSTGTRIGACFQDFLDRYAHQLGSQTAVLVLSDGWDTGDLELLERTLVRLKQSGSRLLWLSPLAAAPGYRPTTAGIRVILPHTDTFAPVVDLASLRRFTERL